In one Chitinophaga sancti genomic region, the following are encoded:
- a CDS encoding DUF3289 family protein, translating into MGDNSTGNLVIVAKNYTENGEKVRWNSAGETRLQSGKRIQLHGKQDGVSFHKNDPIVRKAGTTVKVLKVEGPKSVVNGNTYEFKATSFSEQLPDNQLRLVAWAFSFDGGQHITHFKTGTTRVENGVAYKSITVDANTLDQEVSVYAFFRKPDTKVVATTKIIYLPLVVDVYRTPGLNEDGTDIANDMAYGKGVSKRPVYTKGEVDAYKHSYVTDGFDLKKDAKFANAAGNGAYSAIYNEKQVLDTGYLMRLSNSASNDDALFLDFRIMVEAMARGDLNDNIKSMISKFQKNEGGVYENAKLTAAAQANPSTQRFCTGIENEMAERIKKAGGELITMEDKTVYTGKEQGYKTSHPYGHPAYPYSRDYNLLSGLTIAVNDVWSYKVKLLSFKQTGDDYKARYEVQLWDHFGLDLPDMEKFYSWGAGFRAWFLLQHLRGYKPFLTKMVFTKEFSGNIKEGAQERKNKRS; encoded by the coding sequence ATGGGAGATAACAGTACGGGCAACCTCGTTATTGTCGCCAAAAACTATACTGAAAACGGTGAGAAAGTACGCTGGAACAGTGCAGGAGAAACCAGGCTGCAATCCGGCAAACGGATCCAGCTGCACGGCAAACAGGACGGCGTTTCCTTCCACAAAAATGACCCCATTGTACGCAAGGCCGGCACTACCGTCAAAGTACTGAAAGTAGAAGGCCCCAAAAGCGTTGTCAATGGGAACACCTACGAATTCAAAGCCACTTCTTTCAGCGAACAGCTACCTGATAACCAGCTCCGCCTGGTAGCCTGGGCCTTTTCCTTCGATGGAGGGCAGCACATCACGCATTTCAAAACCGGTACCACCCGCGTAGAGAATGGCGTGGCCTATAAATCGATCACCGTCGATGCCAATACCCTTGACCAGGAAGTGAGTGTCTACGCCTTCTTCCGCAAGCCGGATACAAAGGTCGTAGCGACTACAAAGATCATCTACCTGCCACTGGTCGTCGATGTATACCGCACACCCGGTCTCAATGAAGACGGCACCGATATTGCCAACGATATGGCATATGGAAAAGGGGTATCTAAACGCCCGGTATATACGAAAGGTGAAGTGGATGCCTACAAACACTCCTACGTGACCGACGGCTTTGATCTAAAGAAAGATGCGAAGTTCGCCAATGCCGCCGGCAACGGTGCTTACAGCGCCATCTACAATGAGAAGCAGGTGCTCGATACCGGTTATTTGATGCGCCTGTCTAATTCCGCCAGCAATGATGATGCGCTTTTCCTCGACTTCAGGATCATGGTAGAAGCCATGGCCAGGGGCGATCTGAATGACAATATCAAATCGATGATCAGTAAGTTCCAGAAGAATGAAGGTGGGGTATATGAAAACGCCAAACTCACCGCCGCCGCGCAGGCCAATCCTTCTACACAACGCTTTTGCACGGGCATTGAAAATGAGATGGCAGAGCGGATCAAAAAAGCGGGCGGAGAACTGATCACCATGGAAGATAAGACCGTCTACACCGGCAAAGAACAGGGGTATAAAACTTCGCATCCATATGGTCACCCGGCCTATCCTTACAGCAGGGATTACAACCTGCTTAGCGGACTGACCATCGCCGTCAACGACGTGTGGAGTTATAAAGTTAAGCTGCTTAGTTTTAAGCAGACCGGCGACGATTATAAAGCCCGCTACGAAGTGCAGCTCTGGGACCACTTTGGTCTTGACCTCCCTGATATGGAGAAATTCTATTCCTGGGGCGCCGGCTTCCGTGCCTGGTTCCTCTTACAACATCTCAGGGGCTACAAACCATTCCTCACCAAAATGGTATTTACAAAAGAATTTTCCGGCAATATAAAAGAGGGTGCACAGGAAAGGAAAAATAAGCGATCATGA
- a CDS encoding type VI secretion system Vgr family protein, whose amino-acid sequence MALYTQTAVSIGDEQFRQFYSIHLKQSMTGHHSLEIKIGYDWLLKSGKDPVSAGQSFLGKEVRMTVESMEGSGNGTPLSFNGVVTAVNFGKESNSINGHCTVYAASPTILLDGNPHIQSFETQNLASIVNTVLKTSSAFPGSPEVNPEYPSQLKYIVQYKETGFQFLHRLSQRYGEWFFYNGQRIIFGKHTAQKVSLYHQVNLVEYNITLRTVPANQSLKGQEYRNYADVDFNTNTLSTGNVDNYTQNAKTVSDKLYNKSFTYKVPHAFSSNAKEELEHTARRLQQSQMAQMVRISGRSKSTALRLGDTISIQENIFSTADHGEFFLTALEHLVDGNGEYYNRFEGIPLANAVPPMDIENIPRCEAQSAVVVENFDPKGLGRVRVRFSWQKGMTPWIRLIQPHGGGDKGFYFLPETGEEVWVDFEGGNPEAPYIIGTLYNGSGKADYGDADNNVKAIKTRSGHTIRLDDTAGQEFITINDKGGNIIVMDTNGQNISITALQNIKIQARNISILAAEAVDVSAGTYLTNSAGYDLSASAGMNIMHNAGDSITQYSVNDYKLSATNITKIASENMDVQAKNIEKTAEQVKVDSSKEEMTINSGKSVAIKSAEKSKLF is encoded by the coding sequence ATGGCTTTATATACCCAAACCGCTGTATCAATTGGCGACGAACAGTTCAGGCAATTTTATTCCATTCACCTGAAGCAGTCCATGACAGGGCATCATTCCCTGGAAATCAAAATAGGATACGATTGGCTACTCAAATCAGGGAAAGACCCCGTGTCTGCCGGACAATCTTTTTTAGGTAAAGAAGTACGCATGACAGTAGAAAGTATGGAAGGCTCCGGCAACGGCACTCCCTTATCTTTCAATGGCGTCGTAACGGCGGTCAACTTCGGCAAGGAAAGCAACTCCATCAACGGCCACTGTACCGTTTACGCAGCCAGTCCTACCATCCTGCTCGATGGCAACCCGCATATCCAGTCGTTCGAAACGCAAAACCTGGCCAGCATTGTCAATACCGTATTAAAAACCAGCAGCGCCTTCCCCGGCTCTCCCGAAGTAAACCCGGAGTATCCCTCACAATTGAAATACATTGTGCAATACAAAGAAACCGGCTTCCAGTTCCTCCACCGCTTATCACAGCGCTATGGGGAATGGTTTTTCTACAACGGGCAACGCATTATCTTCGGCAAGCACACCGCGCAAAAGGTGAGCCTCTATCACCAGGTAAACCTCGTTGAATACAACATCACCCTCCGGACTGTGCCGGCCAACCAGTCACTGAAAGGGCAGGAATACCGGAACTACGCCGATGTAGACTTCAATACGAACACCCTCTCCACCGGTAACGTAGACAACTACACGCAAAACGCGAAAACCGTCAGCGATAAACTCTATAATAAATCCTTTACTTACAAAGTACCTCACGCTTTCAGCAGCAATGCAAAAGAAGAACTGGAACACACCGCCAGGCGCCTGCAACAGTCACAAATGGCGCAAATGGTGCGCATCAGCGGTCGTAGTAAAAGCACGGCTTTAAGACTGGGCGATACCATCAGCATCCAGGAAAATATCTTCTCTACCGCCGATCATGGTGAATTCTTCCTCACCGCCCTGGAACATTTGGTGGATGGCAACGGTGAATACTACAACCGCTTCGAAGGCATTCCGCTTGCTAACGCAGTACCACCGATGGACATCGAAAACATTCCCCGGTGCGAAGCACAGAGTGCCGTAGTCGTAGAGAACTTCGATCCCAAAGGCCTGGGCCGCGTACGCGTACGCTTCAGCTGGCAGAAAGGGATGACGCCCTGGATCCGCCTGATACAACCACATGGTGGCGGCGATAAAGGCTTCTACTTCCTGCCCGAAACCGGCGAAGAAGTATGGGTCGATTTCGAAGGCGGTAACCCCGAAGCTCCTTACATCATTGGCACCCTCTACAACGGCAGTGGCAAGGCAGACTATGGCGATGCCGACAACAATGTAAAAGCCATCAAAACCCGCAGCGGTCATACCATCCGGCTCGATGATACCGCCGGCCAGGAATTCATCACCATCAACGACAAAGGTGGCAACATCATCGTGATGGATACCAATGGTCAGAACATCTCCATCACCGCCCTGCAGAATATAAAAATACAAGCCCGGAACATCAGCATCCTTGCCGCAGAAGCAGTAGACGTTAGCGCCGGCACCTATCTCACTAACAGCGCCGGTTACGACCTGTCTGCCAGTGCTGGCATGAACATCATGCACAATGCCGGCGACAGCATCACCCAGTATTCTGTCAATGACTACAAACTCAGCGCCACCAACATCACCAAGATTGCATCAGAAAATATGGATGTGCAGGCAAAGAACATTGAAAAGACAGCCGAACAGGTAAAAGTGGACAGCTCCAAAGAAGAGATGACCATCAACTCCGGGAAGTCTGTTGCCATCAAAAGCGCAGAGAAATCCAAACTCTTCTGA
- a CDS encoding ABC transporter permease, which yields MHRNYLKMALRYLLKNKVHSFINIAGLSVGMTVAMLIGLWIRDECTYDRFPAHYEQIAQVYKSQVFNGEIKTGRAISIPLPGALKARYGEYFKQMALTSWNWGHILSAGDKKLLQRGNFMEATVPEMFSMHMLRGDRKALTDPHSMILSQTVARALFGDANPMGLLVKLDNDQSFRVTGVYEDFPYNSDFNGISFIAPWEFYLNNPSLVKPRSKNDWGDNSYQLYVQLADHADMEVVNAKIADLSLQEVDAFIKQYNPKILLHPMSRWHLYPTFKNGVAVGDRLQYVWMFGIIGVFVLLLACINFMNLTTARSEKRAKEVGIRKSIGSMRLQLVAQFFTESLFVTMIAYVLAIGFVLLLLPAFNEVADKQIALPWRNPLFWLAGLSFAVLTGLIAGTYPAFYLSSFQPVKVLKGSYKAGKLASMPRKVLVVLQFSVSVTLIIGTIVVFRQIQYARNRPVGYDREGLVTVPTITAAIADHFASFRQELLATGKIDEVAFSTSPATGVNNNTSSIRWPGKDPDMTVDFANIGVSFGFGKAVGWQFTAGRDFNAGMATDSDGMVLNQRAVEYMGLKEPVGKTITWGDHQFRVLGIVKDMVMQNPYEVVMPTVFYIRDHFMDNYVSIRIRPGTSAVAAVQVIADMCRKYDPESPVNYKFADAMYEEKFRDEIRVGKLAGIFALLAIFISCLGLFGMASFMAEQRTKELGIRKILGASVFNLWGMLSKEFIILVMISFLVAMPLAHVGMAVWLERYTYRTVMPWWAFVVAAGGAMVITLATVSVQGIKAAMMNPVKSLKME from the coding sequence ATGCACAGGAATTATCTAAAAATGGCGCTCAGGTACCTGTTGAAGAACAAGGTGCATTCCTTCATCAATATTGCCGGACTCTCTGTGGGGATGACGGTGGCGATGCTCATTGGTCTATGGATCAGGGATGAGTGCACGTACGACCGTTTTCCGGCCCATTACGAGCAGATTGCGCAGGTATACAAGAGCCAGGTGTTCAATGGGGAAATTAAGACCGGCAGGGCGATCAGTATCCCACTGCCGGGGGCTTTGAAAGCGCGATACGGGGAATACTTTAAGCAGATGGCGCTGACTTCCTGGAACTGGGGGCATATCCTGTCTGCAGGGGATAAGAAATTGCTGCAGCGGGGAAATTTTATGGAGGCCACGGTACCTGAGATGTTTAGTATGCATATGCTGCGTGGCGACCGGAAAGCGCTCACAGATCCGCATAGCATGATCCTGTCACAAACGGTGGCGAGGGCTTTGTTTGGAGATGCGAATCCGATGGGGCTGCTCGTAAAACTGGATAATGACCAGAGTTTTAGGGTGACGGGGGTATATGAAGACTTTCCTTACAATAGTGATTTTAATGGTATCTCATTTATAGCGCCCTGGGAATTTTACCTTAACAATCCTTCACTGGTAAAACCACGGTCAAAGAATGACTGGGGCGATAATTCCTATCAATTGTATGTGCAGCTGGCAGATCATGCGGATATGGAGGTGGTGAATGCGAAGATTGCGGATCTATCACTCCAGGAAGTGGATGCTTTTATCAAACAATATAATCCGAAGATCTTATTGCACCCCATGAGCCGCTGGCACCTGTACCCCACATTTAAGAATGGGGTGGCTGTGGGTGATCGTTTGCAGTATGTGTGGATGTTTGGCATTATCGGTGTGTTTGTATTGTTGCTGGCCTGTATCAATTTTATGAACCTGACCACGGCGCGGAGTGAGAAGCGGGCGAAGGAAGTAGGGATCAGGAAGTCGATTGGTTCTATGCGGCTGCAGCTGGTGGCGCAGTTCTTTACGGAGTCTTTGTTTGTGACGATGATCGCATATGTGCTGGCGATAGGCTTTGTACTGCTCTTATTGCCGGCATTTAACGAGGTGGCGGATAAGCAGATCGCGTTGCCCTGGCGCAATCCTTTGTTCTGGCTGGCGGGACTCTCATTCGCAGTGCTGACGGGCTTGATAGCGGGTACGTACCCGGCTTTTTATTTATCTTCTTTTCAGCCGGTGAAGGTATTGAAAGGATCTTATAAGGCCGGCAAACTGGCGTCTATGCCGAGGAAGGTATTGGTGGTGTTACAATTTAGTGTATCCGTTACGTTGATCATCGGAACGATCGTCGTGTTCAGGCAGATCCAGTATGCCCGTAACCGTCCGGTGGGCTATGACCGGGAGGGGTTGGTAACGGTGCCGACGATAACCGCTGCGATTGCGGATCATTTTGCATCGTTCAGGCAGGAACTGCTGGCAACGGGGAAGATAGATGAGGTAGCGTTTTCTACGAGTCCGGCCACGGGGGTGAATAATAATACGAGTTCTATCAGGTGGCCGGGCAAGGACCCGGATATGACGGTGGATTTTGCGAATATAGGGGTGTCGTTTGGCTTTGGAAAGGCAGTGGGCTGGCAGTTTACAGCGGGACGGGATTTTAATGCGGGGATGGCAACGGATTCTGATGGGATGGTGCTGAATCAACGGGCGGTGGAGTACATGGGTTTGAAGGAGCCGGTAGGCAAAACGATCACCTGGGGTGATCACCAGTTTAGGGTGCTGGGGATTGTAAAAGATATGGTGATGCAGAATCCATATGAGGTGGTGATGCCGACGGTGTTTTATATCCGGGATCATTTCATGGATAATTATGTAAGCATCAGGATCAGGCCGGGAACCAGTGCCGTGGCGGCGGTGCAGGTGATCGCCGATATGTGCAGGAAGTATGATCCGGAAAGTCCGGTGAATTATAAGTTTGCCGACGCGATGTACGAGGAGAAGTTCAGGGATGAGATCCGGGTAGGAAAACTGGCGGGGATCTTTGCTTTGCTGGCGATCTTTATATCCTGTTTAGGCTTGTTTGGAATGGCATCGTTTATGGCTGAGCAGCGGACGAAGGAATTGGGGATCCGGAAGATATTGGGGGCTTCTGTATTTAATTTATGGGGGATGTTGTCGAAGGAGTTTATCATCCTGGTGATGATTTCATTTTTGGTGGCGATGCCCCTGGCGCATGTGGGGATGGCGGTGTGGCTGGAGCGATATACGTATAGAACGGTGATGCCGTGGTGGGCCTTTGTGGTGGCGGCCGGAGGGGCGATGGTGATAACGCTGGCAACGGTGAGTGTGCAGGGGATAAAGGCGGCGATGATGAACCCGGTGAAGAGTTTGAAAATGGAATAG
- a CDS encoding YciE/YciF ferroxidase family protein, which yields MATTTLNASTAFDSKLKEFFIDQLKDIYWAEKKLVKTLPKLSQAATTNQLKDAIDSHLIETENHVARLEDVFDLVGVDADAKKCHAMAGIVEEGEDLIEETDTDTCQRDVALIFACQKAEHYEIATYGGLVTLAATLGYKEAAVLLRQTLEEEKAADAKLTQIAENDVNYKASQERE from the coding sequence ATGGCAACTACAACCCTGAATGCGTCTACGGCATTTGATAGCAAACTGAAGGAATTCTTTATTGACCAGTTAAAAGACATTTACTGGGCGGAGAAAAAATTAGTGAAGACCCTGCCGAAACTTAGCCAGGCAGCAACGACCAATCAATTGAAAGATGCGATCGACAGTCATTTGATAGAGACTGAAAATCACGTGGCCCGGCTGGAAGATGTGTTTGACCTGGTAGGTGTGGATGCGGATGCAAAGAAATGCCATGCAATGGCGGGTATTGTGGAAGAAGGAGAAGACCTGATCGAAGAGACGGATACGGATACCTGCCAGCGCGATGTAGCTTTGATCTTTGCCTGTCAGAAGGCTGAGCATTATGAAATTGCTACTTATGGCGGCTTGGTCACCCTCGCGGCTACATTGGGGTATAAAGAGGCCGCTGTGCTGTTGAGACAGACATTGGAGGAAGAGAAGGCGGCGGATGCGAAGCTGACGCAGATTGCGGAAAATGATGTAAACTATAAGGCAAGCCAGGAGCGGGAATAG
- a CDS encoding alpha-L-fucosidase, with the protein MLARFTFILLLLCNYCFAQKIDWWQHDRFGMFIHFGLYADAARHEWVKNHERLSNEQYQVYFDQFNPDLFNPKEWARQAKAAGMKYAVLTTKHHEGFCLFDSKFTDYKSTNTAIRRDLVREFVDAFRAEGIKIGFYYSLLDWHHPDFTIDTHHPQRPSADTAYARLNKGRDMEKYRQYMRNQITELLTKYGKIDILWLDFSYPGPHGKGRDDWGSVALLKMIRKLQPDILVDNRLDLAGVPGGADFATPEQVKPEDLKSNYDGLPFETCQTFSGSWGYYRDEDTWKTNFQLLKLLITAVSKSGNLILNVGPTGRGVFDYRATRALDSIGQWMHFNDRSIYNCQEAPAGYVTPEHCLLTYNPVTKRLYVHLMNYQGGKLVLKGYKDQVKYAQFLHDTSEVKREKNGDDLVLILPERKPGFTVPVVELVL; encoded by the coding sequence ATGTTAGCCAGATTTACCTTTATCCTGCTCCTTCTTTGCAATTACTGTTTCGCACAAAAAATAGACTGGTGGCAACACGACCGCTTCGGCATGTTCATCCATTTTGGCCTGTATGCGGATGCTGCCAGGCACGAATGGGTGAAGAACCACGAAAGACTGAGTAACGAGCAATACCAGGTGTATTTTGATCAGTTCAATCCCGACCTTTTCAACCCAAAAGAATGGGCCCGCCAAGCCAAAGCTGCCGGCATGAAGTATGCCGTGCTCACCACCAAACACCATGAAGGATTCTGTCTCTTTGATTCCAAATTTACCGACTATAAATCTACCAATACCGCTATCCGCCGCGACCTTGTCCGGGAATTTGTGGACGCCTTTCGCGCAGAAGGTATTAAGATAGGGTTTTATTATTCCCTGCTCGACTGGCATCATCCGGATTTTACGATTGACACCCACCATCCGCAGCGCCCATCTGCTGATACGGCTTATGCCCGCCTCAACAAAGGCCGTGATATGGAGAAATACCGCCAGTACATGCGGAACCAGATTACGGAACTGCTTACGAAGTACGGGAAGATCGATATCCTCTGGCTGGACTTCTCCTACCCTGGTCCGCATGGCAAAGGCCGGGATGACTGGGGATCTGTGGCCCTGCTGAAAATGATCCGCAAATTACAACCCGACATCCTGGTAGATAACCGGCTTGACCTGGCAGGTGTGCCTGGTGGGGCTGATTTTGCTACGCCGGAGCAGGTAAAACCCGAAGACCTGAAGAGTAATTATGACGGACTGCCTTTTGAAACCTGTCAGACCTTCTCGGGTTCATGGGGCTATTACCGGGATGAAGATACCTGGAAGACGAATTTCCAGTTGCTCAAATTGCTGATTACTGCTGTGAGTAAGAGTGGGAACCTGATATTAAATGTCGGGCCGACAGGCAGGGGGGTATTTGACTATAGGGCTACACGGGCATTGGATTCTATCGGGCAATGGATGCATTTTAATGACAGGTCCATTTATAACTGCCAGGAGGCACCTGCCGGGTATGTGACACCGGAACATTGTTTGCTCACCTATAACCCCGTGACGAAGCGGCTGTATGTACATTTGATGAATTACCAGGGAGGGAAATTAGTGTTAAAAGGATATAAGGATCAGGTAAAATATGCGCAGTTCCTCCATGATACATCGGAGGTTAAACGCGAGAAAAATGGGGATGACCTGGTATTGATATTGCCGGAAAGGAAGCCAGGGTTTACAGTGCCGGTGGTGGAGCTGGTGTTGTAA
- a CDS encoding NAD(P)/FAD-dependent oxidoreductase has translation MVLLSQTKIATTGKKRVVIIGGGFGGMELAKSLAGTDLQVVLIDKHNFHTFQPLLYQVATTNLEAPSIVAPYRKIFKQQSNLFFRLAEAKQIDTTNQTVETSIGMIRYDYLVIATGATTNYYGNEEIAARAISIKSLEDALLLRNTIISNFEKALQVEDEMQLNSLMDFVIVGGGPTGVEIAGALSELKRHVFPKDYRELDFVKMDIHLIQSGGEILKGMSPAASKKSLKMLNDLGVRVWLNRRVISYDGFAVKLSTGEQLVTRTLIWAAGVSGLPVNGLSEECMQDSRIKVDEFNRVAGYDNVFAIGDIAAMVTEEMPHGYPMLAQPAIQQGKLLGRNIRRWEAGKAAKPFKYNDMGTMATIGKNHAVADLMVFKKQIRTQGFRAWLIWMFVHLMSLVGFRNRVVVLINWVWKYFTNDAGFGTIIGKPKENIPVEKVTEKVLV, from the coding sequence GTGGTCTTATTAAGTCAAACGAAAATAGCAACAACAGGTAAGAAAAGAGTCGTGATCATAGGTGGGGGATTTGGAGGGATGGAACTGGCGAAATCCCTTGCCGGAACAGACTTGCAGGTAGTATTGATAGACAAACACAACTTTCATACCTTCCAGCCTTTATTGTACCAGGTAGCTACGACCAATCTGGAAGCGCCTTCCATTGTGGCTCCGTACCGTAAGATCTTCAAGCAGCAATCAAACCTGTTCTTCCGCCTGGCCGAGGCAAAGCAGATAGACACTACCAATCAAACGGTAGAGACATCTATTGGGATGATCCGGTACGATTACCTCGTGATTGCAACGGGGGCTACCACGAACTATTACGGGAATGAGGAGATTGCGGCCAGGGCAATCAGTATCAAGAGCCTGGAAGATGCCCTGTTATTGCGCAATACGATCATCAGCAATTTTGAGAAAGCATTGCAGGTGGAAGATGAGATGCAGTTGAATAGTTTGATGGACTTTGTGATTGTGGGTGGCGGACCGACGGGCGTGGAGATTGCGGGTGCGCTGAGTGAGCTGAAAAGACATGTGTTCCCGAAGGATTACAGGGAGCTGGATTTTGTAAAAATGGATATTCATTTGATTCAGAGTGGCGGGGAGATCCTGAAGGGGATGTCGCCGGCGGCATCGAAGAAATCGCTGAAGATGCTGAATGACCTGGGTGTGAGGGTATGGTTGAACAGAAGGGTGATTTCTTATGATGGGTTTGCGGTGAAACTGAGTACCGGGGAGCAGTTGGTGACGCGGACATTGATCTGGGCTGCGGGGGTATCTGGCTTGCCGGTGAATGGATTGTCGGAAGAATGTATGCAGGATTCGCGGATAAAGGTAGATGAATTTAACCGGGTAGCGGGCTATGATAATGTGTTTGCGATTGGGGATATAGCCGCGATGGTGACGGAAGAAATGCCTCATGGATACCCGATGCTGGCGCAGCCGGCGATACAGCAGGGGAAGTTGTTAGGCAGGAATATCAGGCGCTGGGAGGCTGGTAAGGCAGCGAAACCGTTTAAGTATAATGATATGGGTACGATGGCGACGATAGGGAAGAATCATGCGGTGGCGGACCTGATGGTGTTTAAGAAGCAGATCAGGACACAGGGATTTCGGGCATGGCTGATCTGGATGTTTGTGCATCTGATGTCGTTGGTGGGGTTCAGGAACAGGGTGGTGGTGTTGATTAACTGGGTGTGGAAGTATTTTACGAATGATGCGGGGTTTGGAACGATAATAGGGAAGCCGAAGGAGAATATCCCGGTGGAGAAGGTGACGGAGAAAGTGTTGGTGTGA
- a CDS encoding DUF4197 domain-containing protein, whose product MKRLFLVCLGILCFSTGCETSQQILQNLPTSVAGQPTTTQIAAGLKEALTIGTQNSANRLSAVDGFFANAALKILMPPEAQKVESTLRKLGMGNVVDKAILSMNRGAEEAAKSATPIFVNAIKQMSITDAIGILRGGKTSATDYFKSKTTAELTNAFKPVIAAALKKVDATKYWGDVFSLYNKFSSTPVNTDLSAYVTEKAIAGIYVEVATEEAKIRQDPAARVTDLLKTVFGSTLAQTGNK is encoded by the coding sequence ATGAAGCGTCTATTCCTTGTATGCCTGGGCATTTTATGTTTTTCTACCGGCTGTGAAACCTCACAGCAAATCTTACAAAACCTTCCTACCAGTGTAGCTGGGCAGCCAACGACTACCCAGATCGCTGCTGGTTTGAAAGAAGCACTCACTATCGGCACACAAAACAGTGCCAACCGCCTGTCTGCCGTTGACGGATTCTTTGCGAACGCGGCCCTGAAAATCCTGATGCCGCCAGAAGCACAGAAGGTTGAATCTACCTTACGTAAGCTCGGCATGGGGAACGTGGTAGACAAAGCGATCCTCTCTATGAACAGGGGTGCTGAAGAAGCAGCAAAATCTGCTACACCTATTTTCGTGAATGCTATCAAACAAATGAGTATTACCGATGCTATCGGCATCCTGAGAGGTGGCAAAACTTCCGCTACTGATTATTTCAAAAGCAAGACAACGGCTGAACTGACCAATGCATTCAAACCCGTGATTGCAGCAGCACTGAAGAAAGTGGATGCTACAAAATACTGGGGCGATGTATTCTCCCTGTATAACAAGTTTTCCAGCACGCCGGTAAACACCGATCTCTCTGCTTATGTAACAGAAAAAGCGATCGCCGGGATCTATGTTGAAGTAGCCACAGAAGAAGCGAAGATCAGGCAGGATCCTGCTGCACGTGTAACAGATCTCCTGAAAACTGTGTTTGGCAGCACGCTGGCGCAGACGGGCAATAAATAA
- a CDS encoding alpha/beta hydrolase — MGVGYDIDAGWAGDSTCIDMRLVFKKKRPVIMSSAGITASKRHDNHQIASKKFYSKLSQNNGNLYAMSRIYLFLCLLLPCLVNGQDSPIVLHLWPDGAPGYENRKNEPEIAKDYYVKNIHNPSITVYLPPKEKATGAAVVICPGGGFRLLVYNSEGVNPAKYLNDLGIAAIILKYRLFREDSTYSLEKEVRQDAYRAMRLTRSHAKEWGIDTARVGMWGFSAGGEVVTQVAYAKGNGDPAAKDPVDRLNGKPDFQILVYPGPLGIPQTVPADAPKAFLVVANNDACCSAPIVTLLSAYRDAKVPVEAHIFANGDHAFNMGYKTDLLSLKAWPALLTNWMMDSHIIAARK; from the coding sequence ATGGGTGTAGGATATGATATTGACGCAGGGTGGGCTGGCGACAGCACCTGTATTGATATGCGTTTGGTCTTTAAAAAAAAGAGGCCAGTGATCATGTCATCAGCAGGTATAACGGCATCGAAGCGGCATGACAATCATCAGATTGCCTCGAAGAAATTTTATTCAAAACTATCGCAGAATAATGGTAACTTATATGCTATGTCACGCATTTACCTCTTCCTTTGCCTCCTGCTCCCCTGCCTTGTTAACGGGCAGGATTCGCCAATCGTTCTTCACCTTTGGCCAGATGGTGCCCCAGGGTACGAAAACCGCAAAAACGAGCCCGAAATAGCCAAAGATTACTATGTAAAGAATATCCATAATCCCAGTATCACCGTTTACCTTCCGCCGAAGGAGAAAGCAACCGGTGCGGCGGTCGTGATTTGCCCCGGGGGAGGATTTCGCCTGCTGGTGTATAATTCAGAAGGGGTCAACCCCGCAAAGTACCTGAATGATCTGGGAATTGCCGCTATTATTTTGAAATACCGCTTATTCCGGGAGGATTCTACGTATTCACTGGAAAAGGAAGTAAGGCAGGATGCTTACCGTGCGATGCGGTTAACGCGGAGTCATGCAAAGGAATGGGGTATTGATACTGCCCGTGTGGGGATGTGGGGATTTAGTGCGGGTGGAGAAGTGGTGACCCAGGTGGCGTATGCAAAAGGTAATGGCGATCCGGCGGCCAAAGACCCGGTAGACAGGCTGAATGGGAAACCGGATTTCCAGATCCTGGTATATCCGGGGCCATTGGGGATTCCGCAAACAGTGCCGGCAGATGCACCGAAGGCGTTCCTGGTAGTGGCGAATAACGATGCCTGTTGTTCGGCGCCAATAGTGACTTTATTAAGCGCCTACAGGGACGCTAAGGTCCCTGTAGAAGCACATATTTTTGCTAATGGAGATCATGCATTCAATATGGGGTATAAAACTGATTTGCTGTCGTTAAAAGCATGGCCGGCATTGTTGACGAACTGGATGATGGATAGTCATATTATAGCAGCTAGAAAGTAG